From Penicillium digitatum chromosome 5, complete sequence, one genomic window encodes:
- a CDS encoding Protein kinase-like domain has translation MEETIAELRRQLEEERQAREEAERRQGEERQAREEAERRQGEAERHVQSNTLFTLLDRCHNYLSQAIRVETDATLTTQGDATNPVNRLYPKRIVPWLDFPQLQEQVWRKLDRTAALTSRPLFPSDTQIDYVFANIQNRPIYSEASLRNFERDTVDNFVEMVIKALRDDEVFRHEFGIQGQVTFYDRMNLSETSLQNSLEQMNLQDVRTPQRFANTRPGRRRGRGRGAIQGNNRDGTTRRRNRRADQFCVHLMADERQIPIYAVEFKAPHKVTIPELVAGLHQINLARDVINQEGDTFEFHATYLVAAVVTQIFSYMIDIGVQYGYICTGEAFVFLYIPEDDPTVVQYFLCIPNQDVQADDELRLHRTAIGQVLAFTLQALAAKAPSQEWHDAAYDKLETWDVEYLDVLRKIPETLRKDPRASNYRPSHWKLEPKTHNTRSRARCKPDISTPKHSSTEGSGSDEESHSPSIAAAARSGSSRGRGNNRQSTKESESKRAGQNNKQTSRKDGQSTRPYCTIACIRGIVNREPLDQECPNWKLHGGQRHSIGPQEFTRRLHRQLTQNRNHGFEQLHVCGRTGYLVKATLLSHGYTVVIKATTMEKQHRLQAEANNYRHLRSLQGNQIPVCLGTFTPQVLYWYHGELMAQMMILSWSGKRLQYIINDENSRFFHQERDKALTVLRSHGVIHGDSEWRNILWDDLGARLFVIDLEEVKWLKCPRALEPTFGNMRHSHRVGVGKSRKKLLSSSTAVCS, from the coding sequence ATGGAAGAAACAATCGCCGAGCTACGGCGTCAGCTTGAGGAGGAGAGACAGGCGCGAGAAGAGGCGGAGAGACGCCAGGGAGAGGAGAGACAGGCGCGAGAAGAGGCGGAGAGACGccagggagaggcggaaCGACATGTGCAGTCCAACACACTATTCACCCTTCTCGATCGCTGCCACAACTATCTGTCTCAAGCGATCAGAGTCGAGACGGATGCAACCCTCACGACTCAGGGCGATGCGACCAACCCGGTGAACAGACTTTACCCCAAGCGCATAGTCCCTTGGCTTGATTTCCCTCAGCTCCAGGAGCAAGTCTGGAGGAAACTCGACCGCACGGCTGCCTTAACCTCGCGCCCTCTCTTCCCTTCTGATACCCAAATCGATTATGTCTTTGCGAATATCCAGAACAGACCGATTTATTCGGAGGCGTCCCTTCGAAATTTCGAGCGAGACACGGTGGATAATTTTGTTGAAATGGTTATCAAGGCGTTGCGAGATGATGAAGTCTTTCGACATGAGTTTGGAATCCAAGGTCAAGTCACCTTTTACGACCGCATGAACCTATCGGAAACTTCGCTACAGAACAGCTTAGAGCAAATGAATCTTCAGGACGTGCGAACACCCCAACGATTCGCGAACACTAGGCCTGGGAGACGCagaggaaggggaagaggagcGATACAGGGAAACAATAGGGATGGCACTACACGAAGACGTAATCGTCGTGCCGACCAGTTCTGCGTGCACCTTATGGCTGATGAACGACAAATACCAATATATGCGGTGGAGTTCAAAGCGCCGCATAAGGTGACAATCCCCGAATTGGTGGCGGGTCTACACCAGATAAATCTAGCTCGCGATGTCATTAACCAGGAAGGCGATACGTTTGAGTTTCATGCCacctacctcgtcgccgcTGTGGTCACTCAGATATTCTCATACATGATCGATATTGGGGTTCAATACGGCTATATCTGCacaggagaagcttttgtttttctctatATCCCGGAGGATGATCCCACAGTTGTTCAATATTTTTTGTGTATCCCAAACCAGGACGTGCAGGCGGACGATGAACTACGCCTCCACCGGACCGCTATCGGCCAGGTGCTTGCATTCACCCTTCAAGCGCTAGCCGCCAAAGCTCCGTCtcaagaatggcatgatgcgGCATACGATAAGCTAGAGACCTGGGATGTCGAATACCTAGATGTGTTGAGAAAAATCCCCGAGACTCTCCGTAAAGACCCGCGAGCCTCCAATTATCGACCATCGCACTGGAAACTAGAGCCGAAGACGCACAATACACGATCCCGTGCTCGCTGCAAACCAGATATCTCTACTCCAAAGCATTCGTCGACCGAAGGCAGCGGTAGTGATGAAGAATCGCACTCGCCATCTATCGCTGCAGCGGCTCGTAGCGGGTCGAGCCGTGGCCGAGGCAATAACCGCCAATCAACTAAGGAAAGCGAAAGCAAACGAGCCGGTCAGAATAATAAACAGACCTCTCGAAAAGATGGGCAATCTACACGACCCTACTGCACAATTGCCTGTATCCGCGGCATCGTTAACCGAGAACCTCTGGATCAAGAATGCCCTAACTGGAAACTCCACGGCGGCCAGAGACACTCTATAGGACCGCAGGAGTTCACACGCCGGCTTCACCGCCAACTTAcccaaaaccgaaaccatggGTTTGAACAGCTTCACGTCTGTGGTCGGACAGGTTACCTCGTCAAAGCTACCCTTCTATCACACGGGTACACTGTGGTCATTAAAGCTACCACAATGGAGAAGCAGCATCGCCTTCAAGCGGAGGCGAACAATTATCGTCACCTCAGGAGCTtacaaggaaatcaaatccCCGTCTGTCTTGGCACATTTACGCCACAAGTCTTATATTGGTACCATGGCGAATTAATGGCGCAGATGATGATACTGAGCTGGTCTGGAAAACGGCTTCAGTATATTATCAACGATGAGAATTCCAGATTCTTTCACCAGGAGCGCGACAAAGCTCTGACCGTGCTCCGGTCGCATGGAGTTATCCACGGCGACAGTGAGTGGCGCAATATACTGTGGGATGACCTAGGTGCTCGCTTGTTTGTTATTGACCTGGAGGAAGTGAAATGGTTGAAGTGCCCTCGGGCTCTTGAACCAACCTTTGGCAACATGCGGCATAGCCATCGCGTCGGGGTGGggaaaagtagaaaaaagcTCTTGTCCAGCTCAACTGCTGTCTGCTCATGA
- a CDS encoding HAT dimerization yields the protein MLDGRDIQPRAITDEISQYLDSDTVSDELEAAKEEREEKLSEIEVDPISDTEEQEDELEDKPGDAIEVVIEDRPEDIPEERPLPTSEYGRPCSPSLPPTCTQTRASGRKRKSREDDLFEYH from the exons atgcttgatggaagggatatacaaccacgagccattactgatgaaatcagtcaatatcttgacagcg atactgtttct gatgagcttgaggcggcaaaagaggagagggaagagaagctcagtgagattgaggttgatccaattagtgatacagaggagcaggaggatgaactggaagataaaccaggggatgcaattgaggttgtaattgaggatagaccagaggatataccggaggagaggcccttacctacaagtgaatatggtcgtccttgctcgccatcattaccaccaacctgtacacagacacgagcatcagggagaaaacgtaaaagcagggaagatgatttatttgaataccattag